The genomic interval TAGCGATGGAAAAAGCGCTTCTGCTGAAAGCCGGTAGCGCGGACGTCCGCCTCGACCTCTTCATAGTTCAGCAATTGCCGGAGCTATCCCGCAGCTTCATCCAGAAGCTCATCGAAGATGGCCACGTCACGCTCAACCGAAAACCCGCCAGGCCCGGCCTCAAGCTGAAAAAAGGGGATGAAGTCTGCATCACTATTCCGCCCCCCGAACCCAGTGAACTGCTGGCTGAGGACATACCTCTCAGCATCATTTACGAGGATGACGACCTGCTGGTGGTGGACAAGCCTGCCGGCATGACGACTCACCCCGCCCCCGGCAATCCCGCTCACACACTGGTCAACGCCGTGCTGTCCCATCTGCCTGACCTCCCCGAGAGCGACAACCCCGCTCGCCCCGGCATAGTGCACCGCCTGGACAAGGACACCTCAGGGCTTATCCTGATAGCCAAGACTCGCGGCGCTCTGGCAAACCTCTCGGCTCAGTTCAAGTCGCGTGAGGTCAAGAAGGCCTACGTCGCTCTGGTAAAAGGGAAAGTCACCCCTCAAAAAGGTATTATTGACGCCCCCATCGGGCGCGACCGCGCCCACCGCCAGAAGATGGCCATAACAGACTCAGGCCGCCCGGCGCGCACGGCCTACACCGCGCTCAAGGTTTACGACGGCTATACGCTGGTGGAAGCCAGGCCGGAGACAGGCCGAACGCATCAAATACGGGTGCATTTCGCCTCGGTGGGGCACCCCATCGTAGGGGATGCCACCTACGGGTCGAAGTCGGATTTGGTGGTACGCCAGTTCCTGCATGCGCAGCGCCTGAGCTTCAAGCTGCCGTCCACGGGCAAGAGTGTGGAGTTCACCTCGCCTTTGCCGCCGGACCTGAAATCTGCGCTGGACAGGCTGGGATAGAATCCCATTCCGCAACTATTTTTTCTCTCCCTCGACGGGAGAGACGTAAGTGAGGGTGAGAGTTATGGAATACCCCTCACCCATTCGGCTTTGCTCAGGGCAGGCTCTTAATCGTCTCCCGCAAGGGGCGAGGAGACCTCCCTTCCAGATGCTTCGGCCAGCCTCTCTGGCCTCCAGCATGGACAATTGGGAAGTTACCCCAGCTCCCCCGCCATCTCCCGCCCGCCCAGCAGGTGCACGTGGAGGTGCTGCACCACCTGGCCCCCCTGTGGCCCGCAGTTGACGGCCACTCTATAACCCTTCTGCGCGATGCCTTCCTCTTTAGCCAGTTTATTAGCCACGTGCAGCAGGGAGCCCATCAGCGGCTGGTCTTTCTCGTCAAGCGCGGCCAGGTTGGCATAGTGCTTCTTGGGAATGATGAGTATGTGTGTGGGAGCCTGGGGGTGGATGTCGCGAAAGGCGAAGACGCGCTCGTCCTCGA from Dehalococcoidia bacterium carries:
- a CDS encoding RluA family pseudouridine synthase, with translation MEKALLLKAGSADVRLDLFIVQQLPELSRSFIQKLIEDGHVTLNRKPARPGLKLKKGDEVCITIPPPEPSELLAEDIPLSIIYEDDDLLVVDKPAGMTTHPAPGNPAHTLVNAVLSHLPDLPESDNPARPGIVHRLDKDTSGLILIAKTRGALANLSAQFKSREVKKAYVALVKGKVTPQKGIIDAPIGRDRAHRQKMAITDSGRPARTAYTALKVYDGYTLVEARPETGRTHQIRVHFASVGHPIVGDATYGSKSDLVVRQFLHAQRLSFKLPSTGKSVEFTSPLPPDLKSALDRLG
- a CDS encoding histidine triad nucleotide-binding protein, with product MQDCIFCKIVAGQIPSTKVFEDERVFAFRDIHPQAPTHILIIPKKHYANLAALDEKDQPLMGSLLHVANKLAKEEGIAQKGYRVAVNCGPQGGQVVQHLHVHLLGGREMAGELG